The Arabidopsis thaliana chromosome 5, partial sequence genomic interval GAAAGCAAACACCACAGCTAAGAACTCTTTCTCTGTAGTTGCATAATTCCTTTGAGCATCATCAAGTGTCCTACTCTGTAGTTGCATAATTTCTTATCCTTCCTCTGTCCTAGAACAGTCCCAACTGCAAAATCACTTGCATCActgataacactgtattttactcattttaggtgtatgtttatcatcatttagctttgcatttgctcattatatcatatcattttgcaccattttagcttattttgcatacttaggcatctaggatcatcttgcattcgcattgcatgttttggtgtgttttcaggtgcaaaaGGAGTTTaaaaggactctactcgatccattcactcgatccaggcagctacagaAGAGGCATCATCCTACTCGatctctttactcgatccaggtagctacagaagaggcatcatcctactcgacctctttactcgatcctGGATGCTACAAAGGAGGTTGCAGTTTACTCgaccctcctactcgatcaaggcaaccTCAGATGAAGCAGCAAATTCAactactcgcccctcctactcgatccatttactcgaccaagggtgaccatcTCTACAAGACTCGGTaagctatcaaagcgtcttcggatcctcctcattccccactcaaccaaaCAATCTGAGCATACGGATAGGAGAGgatgaagcatctactcgaccaattgatcactcggagcatagacacaaaggcgcagactttgcagcatcctctttactcgatccccaaggtCGATtattcgcccaaaccgcctcaagtcttttgtcttctagttaatctagggtttccaacattttagtataaatagatcatttggggtttgtccaaaATAACCGATTTCTCCAGTGTTCTCAGGACGCGAAGAatgagattgagattgagcTAAGGCAGAGATCTTTACCCTACAACaccaatgaaaaaacaaaccgGCTGAATGCAATTTTTCCAGTTTAAATCTCACCTAGACATTTTATCGAACATCTAGAGTGCACAATGAGCTCATCTACAGAAAACTTCATAATCAAAATCCCAAGTCAAACTCGTTAACACTAAGCAACATCGATATAGAGAGATAGCTCTTAATCGATCCACAAACCCATATCGATCTAACTGACCACGAACTAACAAAGCAAAGAcgtagagagaaagaaacatagaaacaaaagattgagggaaaaaacaataagagaTACGGATAATAAGAAGAAGTCGAACCAAAGCTTCGATAATGACGTTCACTACAAAAGTAGACAACGACAACCTAATCTAAATCGCAGATtcaaaggagaaagagaggcaAAACCATCAAACCTTCTCCGACCGAATCCAACTTGCCTTCTACTTCTAGagattcaaaatccaaaatggTTGGGCAAGAGGGTGagcaaaatacaaaacaaaggaaGAGCAAAtgacttgaagaagaaagtagagtgaaaatttagatttagaGATGGACACGGGAAGAAATTGAGGGGTTGAAGGTGGATTGAGAGAGACGTAGCTTtagatttgggttttttctGTCTTATTCGGttttatgaataaattatGATGATTAAATTTTCAGATCTGAGATAGATTGCTCTTAAGTAAAATATTTCTTCTAATTATTGGCGGAATAAGGGATTTTAGCTTCCCGCTTAATGATTTTCTATCTTAACGTTGTTTTAGTGCTATTATATagtaatcaaattaaaaaactatcTTTCATAACAGTTACGAAAAATGATTATCCTCGTCTGCTATCAATGTGGATATTTCTGGTAGTTTATAATTAACTATACCAACAGATTAACTCTACCACACTATGACAGacttatttccatttttctgGCAATTAACTATGTTTTTCTGAGTAATTCTGCTGCCACTACAAATTACTCGACTTTATAAGTCAATTACATTTCTCTATCTTTTAACTTTGCCACCACGTTACAGTATATATTCTCTAATGCTATGTGAGTAAACGGAGAATCCTAATATGTCATGTAACTTGTTTATCAACTTAACTCTGCCACCACTATAAATAACTCAATCACACAACTCTACTGAATATATCTCTACCACGTAActcaattaatttattaactttACCATGTTTCATTAACCCTACCGTCACTACAGCGATAGACTTATGTTATGGTGTGCTTTTTCGCGGGCGAAATACAGTTTCTCTCACTGACATGACATCATCTTTTAAGGAAGATTtgcaaaaatatcatttttctaCTATCCTTTTGCTACAATACGCTTTTTTTGTTGACcatttttaaacatatatcttttcttgaacaaaaaaaaaacaaattacccATCATCTAATGATCAACAATTCGTACAACACATGACAGTAATAAACAGACTTTTATGTGTTGTTTGAGTAACtcacccaaaaaaatatcgtAGACCAAacaacttatttattttaatttaagtataatgatttgttttattttgaattgattttattaattattagagATGTGTTCTTTTTAGAGTCGTGTGACTCTCCCTTTGACTCTTTTAGAAAACaactaaatattataattatgaGTAATTAAAACGGGATGATTGTAAAATTCCCAAATTCtcaattaaaaacaatatttttttggttaatttttttcttttctagagTCTTCTCCGCAAATCTCGTTAATGGTTTTTAAACCGGTGACAGTAGCTGCTTAAAAATAATGTAAGGATGGTGTCGCTATTAATTCCGACAACTCTAGAATTTTGATATTCAAGCCGCATCAGCGACAATAATGTAAGAATTTCGATTTTgggaatctagggttttcgatTAAGAGACTTTTTAACGATATGCCTTAACTGACTTAATCAACACGAATTCGTGATCAAATCGAAAGTCAACATAAAATTGAGGATTGAAATCACTAAATCAAAACTTATGctttaaaccaataaaaactaATGATTTAGAtgacatttttaattttttccttttttttaaccatttttcaaaatctttaaattaaaaaacttctCTATCAATCTCCAGTTTTACcgaattgaaaaaaatacaatctATAAATTTCTTCTTAAACCAATTACCCATTTCAAGGGTCAGAGTTCCTAAACATGTTGGATCCATTTTGTTGCGAACATCTTTAAGATCCGATAAAAGACTTGTTTGAGAGAtctcaaggaagaagaagaagggggGAAGCAGATAACATGTCTGCGATTGTTTGCGGGAAGAGATCTCTGTTCGAGGACTTAGCCGCCGCTTCTCCTCCCGTCTCCAAGAAACTCCGTtgcttttcttcatcttcttcgtctcgtTTTTCTCCTCCGAttcctccttcttcctcacttCTTCTCGATCACCTCGCCGCGATTTTCCCCGATATGGATAAGCAGGTCCTTCATTTTTCCGatctccatcttttttttcctgtttcGATTCTGGATCAttttattgattgattgttCTTTGATTAGGTTTTTCGATTAGATTGAAATGAAATTATGCAATTGTGTTTATCAGTAATGAGCATATCGATAGATGTTTTTGGTGATTTATTGGACCTATTAGAGGAGCATATGTTTCTTCTGATTAGGCTTCTTTATGTCTATGGATGTCTGTGATGGTTTATTGGTGTTATAAAGTTGTTGACATTTGTGTGTGGTAGATTCTTGAGAGGGCAATCGAGGAATGTGGAGATGACCTTGATTCAGCCATTAGATGTTTGAATCAGCTTCGTTTAGAATCTGCCAATAAGAATTCTGATTCTGCTACAAACCAATCTCCTGTTGTAATCCAGGAACCAAATGTTGAACCTCAACAGCAAGGTAGTTTTGTGTCCTACTGATCTCTAAACAGTTTACTAGTTTCAGTGTATTCTGCATAAGTCGTAGACTCGCTCTACAAAGTTTTAATTATGAAACGGGTTTTGGTATTTGTAGGATCAGCCAAGGAGGAACCAAATGTCTTGAACTTGGATGGTACAGAGTGGGTTGAGCTTTTTGTTAGGGAAATGATGAATGCTTCTGACATGAAAGACGCCAAAGCCCGTGCTGCAAGAGCATTGGAAGCTTTGGAGAAGTCAATTAATGCACGTACTGGTACTGACGCAATGCAAAATCTCCAACAGGTGTCTCatctatctttctttgtttctttcttcactcTTTGTTGATAAGAAGTTTTGTTGCCAGAGATGTATATCTATCTATGAACATCCGATTTTTCAGGAAAACATGATGCTGAAGCAGCAATTAGAAGCTATTGTACAGGAAAACAGTTTACTGAAACGAGCGGTAGTGACACAGCAGAAGCGGCAAAGAGAATCGGAAGACCAAAGTCAGGAATTGCAGCATCTGAGGCAGCTAGTCACTCAATACCAGGAACAGTTGAGAACTTTAGAGGTCTGTATTAAATGTCTTCACCTTATCTTATAcaattttgttgtctttttgtCGATATGATTAGATCTAActtctaagttttgttttgattgctCCTTGCAGGTGAATAACTATGCTCTGACGCTTCATCTGAAACAAGCTCAGCAAAACAGTTCCATCCCGGGGCGGTACCATCCAGACGTCTTCTAATACTTTGTGAGGCCCTCGTATCATTTTGTTTCCAGTGTATTTTTCTCTGTTGGTTTGTgactatttatatatattcggGGAATCAAAACtgtgttcttttgttgttgttgttgttgttattgttgtatATATTCTCTTTCGAGTTCAATGATGGATTCCACAGATATAAGACTTATTTCAATCAGTTAACAAACAGCGAATAGAGTTTGTTATGTTGCTAGTAGCCTGGTAATACTAGCGTCAATGAGAGATGTTGACGCCGGTCGTTCATCATCGGCTGACTGTTTTTGTCTCGGCCATAGCCACTTTGCTCTGTTGGAGTCTGGCGGTCACAAGAACTTACGAACAGACCCATAAAGACTTGAGTATTGTTAGAAAACAATCACAACAGTTCttgaaacaaaactttgataTCGAACCGAATTGGTattgaattattttggttCATGGTCGGTTATTCTAGACTAGGTGTACCGATCGGCATATGATTTAGATGAGCTCggtttgaaaatttaatcGAACATATTGGTCTGTTATTCTATCCACGGAGAGGGTGATTTAGAAATCCCCACAGTTCAAACCATGCCTGCAATATTTACCCAACTTGAAATCTTTGAAATCGAACCGAACCGGTGTTTAGTTACTTTGGTTCATGGTCGGTTTTTCTAGGTGAACCGATAGGCATATGTTTTAAATGTGCTCggtttgaaaatttaatcGAACCAATTGGTTacccaatttatttttattatttgtccTAACCAAAATAAACCGGATAATTCCACAattgaagaatatatatagaaactcCTCTAAAATTGGTAAGCAAACCCAACCGATTCAAACATTAGTACAGATTAGAATTTGATCCGAAATATACGAGAACCGAATCAAAACCGAATATTATTCGGATAATTTCATTAGAAAACCGAAAAACTAATTGAACCAAACCGTTTGACCGTTGACCAGAAGACTCATGCATTGTTCAAGCACCACCACCAATATGGCAATAAGTATTAACGAAACTTTCGTTTAAAACCATGTGTTCATACTTTACTCTATTGAccaaaatttttttgtatattctaacatattttattatctaGGTTACATACAGaaataaaacactaaaacGAGGGGCAAAACAGTAAACCTAACCTAAATAAGGAAAATACACATTTATTTAGGCAGAGATAATATTAGCTTAGCTGGACAAACAGTGACGACGGCTGGGCTGttcaaaatcatttcttctctcttccgtcaaaattattattctctCGCAGTCGTCAAGAGCTTCTTCTACAACAATGCAGGTGAACAATAATATTACTCTGATTTTTGAGCTACAAAAGTTTCTGcttactaattttgttttctccgaATTCGATGTAGACGACGAGAAGTGTTCAAGTAAATAATGTCTCAGATCTAgccacagagagagagattcacgagtttttctccttctcaGGCGACATAGAACACATTGAAATCCAAAAGTaaacttcaaattttctcCTTCTATACTCTCTTCTATGTTTCATTTCAACTTTACCTTCAAATATTTGTACTTGCAGAGAATTTGGACAGTCTCGAATCGCATTTGTTACATTTACTGATCCCAAAGCCCTCGAAATTGCCTTGTTATTATCGGTATGTAATTTTCACCGACACTTTTTATGAATAAACATTCATGTATGTGTATGTGCATTTTTGCTTAGGAATGGTTTTAGAGAGTTTTGTCTTTAGTCTTTGTAACAAACACTTGAACTAGTTATGAGACTATTTGTGCACAACAGTAACAGAATCGACATCTTGCCTTGTAGGGTGCGACGATTGTGGACCAGATTGTTACAATAACACGAGCTGAAAACTATGTTCAGAGGCGTGAGACACaggttttgtgttgttttgaaACAGGTTTTTACTCAAGTCCGGTCTATTTGATGTCTTAGTTTCTGTTCATGTAGGAAGTAAGAATGTTGGACAACGCGATGCCTCTTGGTCTTCAAGAGAGTACTACACAGGTTAGGAGACGTGATTTTCATACAGAAACTTGTCTATGTGTGATATAGTATAGTATTAAACATGTTGCCTTGTGCAGACTAAAACGAACATGGATGGTAATAGTAGAGCATACGTTAGCAAAGCACAAGATGTGGTGGCAACGGTTTTGGCAAAAGGGTCTGCTCTTGGACAAGATGCAGTGAATAAAGCCAAGGCTTTCGACGAAAAGCACCAATTAAGAGCCAATGCTTCTGCTAAAGTTTCATCTTTTGACAAGCGAGTTGGTCTTACTGAGAAGTTATCTGTTGGTATTTCTGCTGTTAATGAGAAAGTTAAATCTGTTGATCAAAAGCTTCAAGTCTCCGATAAAACTATGGCAGCAATATTTGCAGCCGAGAGGAAGTTAAACGACACGGGTTCAGCTGTCAAATCAAGCAGGTATAAATCCTTAGACATCCTTCTTGGTAATAGATATGGCAGGAATCAACTTTGTCCATCTTTAACTACTTTTCTACCCTGACtttatgaatttgtttctttgtttgtgattATGCTTCCAAATAGGTACGTGACTGCTGGAGCTGCTTGGTTTAGTGGCGCTTTTAGTAAAGTGGCGAGAGTAGGTCAGGTTGCTGGctcaaaaaccaaagagaagTTCAATCTAGCCGTCTCAAATATGAGTTCCAAGGTTAGTCATCAAACCAAATCTATATTTCTGGACGcaacatttgttttggttaggTGGCGacaatatgttatttttttaaccaaaactgACTTAGTACTAAAACTAGTAATGGTTTTGAGTTTCAATGATTCTTAATGATGATTATAATTTGATGTAGTTACCTACTTCTTTATGGCTAAACTGATTAAACTGGCTTACGCAGGATACACCGATTGCTGTATAATAAAGAGCTTGGAATCAAGTAAGCGTTGAAGTCAGGATCAACGAAAGTTGCTATACTAGCCTTgtgtaaacaacatttttgtgATATAGCTTATCCTCATTCTTTTAGTGTTTCCTCATATTCTGTGTGTGCTGCATTGTCCTCAAATCTACTTCATGTTTCTCATTAGTGCAAGTGTTTTTTGATTTCCTAGTTTCCTACTTAAGGCATGGTCGTTGTTTGTATTGTGCTGCATCGAAGGACACTATAACTGCATTGAAGGTCTATTGGTTCTACTCGAATATTAGTTTCCCTTACTATAGCTTATAATTTAAAACTGGTTGATAGTACATAGTCACGGATATCATTTTGTCTGTCTACAAGAAAGTTACAGAAAACCAGTTACACAAAACTATAATATAGGTTCCAAAAAGCAATATGTTTATATGAATCTTGTAATGCTCTTCTAAATCCTGGTCTGATTCATGTGCCTCAACCCATTATTTTCACTTCTTGTCCCATGCTACTCCGTCTTGGTCAAACCGAGTCATCGAAAGATGctgaagaaaacaacacaGAGCAACTCTAAAATACTTGACTACAATTTCTAGAACTGGAACAAAATTGGACGTAGTTAGCATCACAAAcctgtttttctttggtgaATATTCTCCTCTAGAGAAGTCATGAGCAGCACAGGGGCAGTTCTGTTTCTGACCAGCTTGAGTAAGAAGGTACATCCAGGTTTTTGACCGTTCGCCTCGCAGAAACTTTTCCAGCCGCGTGTGATTCTAAACCTACCGGAGTACTTGCTGTATTTTAAACTTAATATCCATGTTCTTCCCTCTTTGTTCATCAAAACTATCTCGTGAATTTTTTTGTCCAGTAAGTTTGATCTTGAAAGCCTTATTGGAAGATGCTGCAACAACAAATAATCAGACAGATACTTCTATTTATCAATGAAATGCAAAAGCCATTATATaagaatagaagaaaagtGAAGTGCTAACCAGTATATCTTCACTTAGATTAGAAACTGTGACAGATACCACAAAGCTAGAATTATCTGACAAAGACAATGATTCCaggttcttctcttctttcgcAGACTCATATTCTACTTCTTGCTTAATCTTCTTAGAGTTCTTCGCTGGAATAGAAAAGGTTCCCTCATAAACATTGCATTCCTAACTACATATAAAAAGCAAGGGTGTGTTGAACTTACCAATGCTGTTCTCATATCTCTCCAAAGGAAAAATCCGGAGTACGGGTGTTTTTCCATTTTGGACCAATATGAGCCTCAAGAAACAACCAGTTTTATGCTCATTCCTGCAGCAGAAAGCTTTCCAGCCTCGCCTGACAGTAAACCGATCATCTGATATACTGTAGCTCAAGTCTAGTATCGATGACCTACCTTTTTGATCCATAAAAATAATCTTCTTGCACAGTTTACTCAGACCACTTGAGGTGGTTAAACCTTTTGGAAGATGCTGCAAAGAAAATGTCTCAAGTTGATAACATTCATGACTATTAACTAAGAAATTCAGTTAAATAGGAGTTATAATAGTTTAAGAACTTCTCACAAATGAATCATGTCGTTGGTTTGAAGCTGTGACAGGGACCACAAAATTAGTGTCTTGTGATGTAGAACACAAATTTTTGGGATCTTTCTGCAGTAATCTATCTCTTTTAAGCTTTCCTGATTCCACATTCGTCTCTTCTTTCACAGACTCCTCATGCTCTACTTCTTGCTTAACCTTCTTTGAGTGTTTTTCTGGTATAGAAACCGTTCCTTACAAGCATTGCAGTACTAACTACATATAAAAGTAAGAGAGTGCTGAACTTACCAATGTTGTCCTCATCCCTCTCCAAAGGAAAAATCCGGAGCACGGGTGTTTTTCCTTTTCGGACCAATATGATTCTCAAGAAACAACCAGTTCTATAACCATTCCTGCAGCAGAAAGCTCTCCAACCTCGGCTAACACAAAACCGATTACTTGATTTATTGTAACGCAGTTTTAGCGTCGATGGCCTGTCTTTTTCATCTATTAGAATTATCTCATTGCACAGTTTACTCGAACCACTTGATGTGGTAAAACCTCTTGGAAGATACTGCAAAGAAAATTTCCAAAGTTGACAGCAATACTAATTTCATTCCATAAATATAATTCTAAAGAAGTTATAGAATGAAGGACTTATTACAAATGAATCAACTCGTTGGTTTGAGGCTGTAACAGGGACCACAAAATCAGTGTCCACTGATGAACACTCATTTTTTCCGTTTTTCTTCACCGTTCTAGATCTTGTAACCTTTCCTGAATCAGAAGCAGACCCACAAGTAAACATCAACAGTTTCCTCTTTTCGTATTTAACTTGAAAGTACTGTAAAGAACTTAACTTACCCGTCGTGTCTTTGACATCTTTCTCGTCTCTCTGTGAGTAAAGTATCTCACAAAAACTCAGTCCAAAAGGTGTGACATGAAACAAGAGATTTCCTTCGTGTCTGAAAACAAGAATGTCGTCGACCTGAAGATTGTGAGCCACCGCAAATTCTTCCCACCCTTTGGTCATTCTTCGGCCGTCTATCTTTATTTTCCAAGTGATCTCCGTGGCGTCTGATCTCAGTTCTGCAGCGTTTCCCTCTTGTCTTCCCTCTAAGTAGTTCGAGTAAAAAGCTTTAGGAATAACctgcaaacaaagaaaaacagagtaagaaaaacgttaaaagaaaatctaacaacatgcagagagaaagagagagagagagagattacaATATAGGTTTCGAAGCCTGGAAGCATAGGCTTGATGAAGTGTGGCTTGGCCGAAGAAGAGAACATTGCATCAGTCATTGATGAACAAAATGTAACCCTAACTATCTCAAACACTCTTCAGATTTCAGAGAACATATATGGgagaaaaagaacacaaagCTTGTCGGGGTCTTTTCGGTTTCCCCCCTTGTTGTTCTGGTCTGGTCTTCTTCTCTATTCCACGTTTCAGTTCTCGATTCGTCATCacttcaatttatttatctatatttttatatatcaagcTAGTGTAATTagaaggatttttttttccaaaagacAGATAACTTTAAAGTTCATGCATCCATTAATCAGATCCTAATTTATATTGgaaaatgatgaaataaaaagttatttaaGATGGTTTAAATTCACTCAAATTAAATCCTCCACCACAACAGACTATACATTATAAGACCTAATTTTCTTATAGTTATGAAATTCATATGAGTTTTCGAGGAATTCAAGTTTGAAAGGTTTAGAGTTGGAGAATCAATGGAAGATGCATTACGTTTATGAAATTAGGAAAGGATCAGTGCTTCAAGAGTTCTGTCATTGCGAAGGATGGCCATTGTGGGTAATCGTAATCGCGGAACAATAACACGATTTTGTGGTTTAACTCGGTTTATTGACCAGTTCAGTTGGAGGGTATTTTTACGGATGAATCTGAAAGCGTATTTTTACGGATGAATCTGAAAATATATGAAGTTTTATTGAGAAAAATGTTAATTGAtggttttttaagaaaaaaaaaaagtaagggGTTGGGAGGGGGAAGGGATGTTAAGTTTTGTAAATAGTTTATGTTGGAAAATTCAAGTAAGCCAAGTTAAGAGAATGGCATCTCTTTTCAGCCAAATTTCTTCCACTTTCTTCCATAACTGAGCTTATCAGATGGACAAGAATAAAAGCAAATATCAATATCCCAACTTTTAAGCCATGTCCATAGAAACACATGCTTATGTATAAGAGGCTCTTCACAGATGTTGAATCCAAGTATAAAGTGACATCTCGGCGTTACAATTTTCTGTCGAAAGCCACATCATGAGATCATCGCAAAAGAGCAGCAACAGAAGCTCATTAAAATGAAATGCTAGACGAGACGAACCAAAGGTCATCATCGCCATTGGTACTCACACTTACTGAAATTTGTGTGGCTCTTGATAAAAATGGCCACTCGGCAGTATATACACCAATCTCTTCATATATTGTTCTACCGATTTACTCCCATCCAAGAGCGAATGAATGAATTTCGGCCCAGCTTGAAACTGTGTAAAGTGTGCCAGAGAGTCCTTTCcatgctgatgatgatgattcttcagtgtgttgtttctgtttctggaCGATTCCAGAAAACAAAGGCACAAATGAGACCCCAAAATGGCTTCCAACTCTCCTGAGACTCGAGCTAGAGCTAACCACTATTCCTATATCTGCTTCGAGGAGACACAGCAAGTCACCTACCGAATCTCCAATATACACACTCAAGAAACTTTTCTTATTGTTCTCattctttctgttttgtagGATACTTTTGAACTGTTGAGCTTTGTTAATTGGGGATTCCACCTTTCTTTCGATCTCACCAGTCGAGATGGATTCCTCAAATGTGAATTCATTTGCATGTACTTCCACTGCATCTACTCCGCCTGTAAAGAGGAGATTGTGTTTAGCACAGTTTCTTAATTCTAGGGACTGAATTGTCTGAAAAATCACAAAGTTAAGGATTTTGGCACATACCTGCAGAAAAGGCTGCCCTGATGAGGTCACCACACCAACAATAGGAAAGCACATGAAGTTCTGCATTCAGATTCTCAGTCTTTAAAATTTTCTGGAAGACATTGATGCATCCATCTTGAAGGATTAACCTTTCCCCAGCGCGCTTAATGTCTTCAAGATTCAGGCCTTTGAGTACACCAGACTCAATCACTCGATTATTTGCCTCTTTCTCAAAATCTGAAAGCTGCTCTAGTGCTTTACATAAACCTTCATAGTCAAACTTGTCCGctgcaaaatattggaagaACAAATTTACCACATTGAGAGAAAAACAGACAAAAAGACCCAGCCACTCTATAAAAGGCCAAGTAGATTAGTATAGTCGTTAAAACTGTGTCCACTAAAAGTAAACAAGTCTGacctttctttttattcagAATACTCTCTATGCATTCTTCATAATGCTCTGTGTATTGTTTAGAAAGTAGATTCCAGGTGTTCTTAAGGTCAGATGAGAGCATCCGATGAATTTGTTGTCCAGATCGACTTTGTTCATCTTTTGGGGCAGTTACAATTGCTATTTCCGCTAAAATAGCAGAAGAATCCACAACGGTGCAAGTCAgatcaaaatcagaaaagaTCACCAGATCATCTTTTGAGTGGTTCTTGAGCAGTGGAACTATGGTAGGCTGGGCAAGTGGCTGGGCATGGAAGAACTCTACTTCAAGTTTCATAGCCTGTTGATACAATTTTTCAATTATGTCCAATTCTTCACCAGTCATAGAGACACTAAGCTTCTCAAGCAAGTCTTCAGTTTGCTTGGCTGATGCCTATATTAAAGGAAAACAGACCATTCATTATAAAAGATGCATCATCTCACACATCATGCTAGAAACTCTCAAAAGTTAACAGAATTACGCAAAAACATACCTGGAAAGCATCACTAGAATAATTATCGATCCATTTCTTGTAGGGATGGTTCACATCACTCAGATCAAGAAGTGATCCAAACTCCTTACCGAGAAAGGCATACAACCGCATGCAAGGTGTCACAGCACCAAGCGTGTAGGCagcaacttttgttttttcaaatggAGTATCAAGCATGCCGGGAGCTTTGCATCCTTCTACTTTTCCGGATGCTgtagctaacaagaactcaGTGTATCTCAAAGTTGCTGAGTTAACACTTACTTCTTTGTTGATGTCTAAATCCCAATCCTGCGAGGATCAGACAAACGTACTACTGAGAAAATACCATTTGATAGGAAAATCATAGTAATGATGTCATTGAATAAATATAAAGCTGATGACAGAAGATTTGAGAATAATTTTTAAGAATTGAGAAGCTAACTAGCACTAACATACAATTAATATTCAGTATCCAGGATGAGGAAGCCGCATGTACAAGCCATAGCTTTAATCAATATCCAAGTATGAAACTTTCTCACTATACTCCCCAAGTTCTGATGTAAAATAAAGTGATACTTTTACTAATTGCACTTGGAAATGAGAACCAAAAGGCATAGTAACAGTTTGACTCAAATTTTTGCTGTTGGATAAGCATTATTTAAAACACTTAGCCTCTAAGTTAGATACATGAAGTTAGTTCCATCTTAGGGACTCATGTTAACTGTGAAAGTTAATTCCATCTTAGGGACTCATGTTAACTGTGATGTTCTACTTCCAGTTAATATGAAATACATGAGCATGTAAAACAGGGAAGACCTTAATATTTTACCTGTACAAATGAGTCGTGCATTTTCAATTCTTCCATCACGCTTTTCCTCAAATCAGAAATTGCCAATttatcatcatcgtcatcagcACAATCTGCGGCCAGTTCATACCTAAAATCGCAGAAGCACAATGTTTATAAAGAAAACCAG includes:
- a CDS encoding Transcriptional factor B3 family protein (Transcriptional factor B3 family protein; FUNCTIONS IN: DNA binding; INVOLVED IN: regulation of transcription, DNA-dependent; LOCATED IN: cellular_component unknown; EXPRESSED IN: embryo, seed; EXPRESSED DURING: E expanded cotyledon stage; CONTAINS InterPro DOMAIN/s: Transcriptional factor B3 (InterPro:IPR003340); BEST Arabidopsis thaliana protein match is: Transcriptional factor B3 family protein (TAIR:AT4G00260.1); Has 518 Blast hits to 261 proteins in 12 species: Archae - 0; Bacteria - 0; Metazoa - 0; Fungi - 0; Plants - 518; Viruses - 0; Other Eukaryotes - 0 (source: NCBI BLink).); translation: MTDAMFSSSAKPHFIKPMLPGFETYIVIPKAFYSNYLEGRQEGNAAELRSDATEITWKIKIDGRRMTKGWEEFAVAHNLQVDDILVFRHEGNLLFHVTPFGLSFCEILYSQRDEKDVKDTTGKVTRSRTVKKNGKNECSSVDTDFVVPVTASNQRVDSFYLPRGFTTSSGSSKLCNEIILIDEKDRPSTLKLRYNKSSNRFCVSRGWRAFCCRNGYRTGCFLRIILVRKGKTPVLRIFPLERDEDNIEKHSKKVKQEVEHEESVKEETNVESGKLKRDRLLQKDPKNLCSTSQDTNFVVPVTASNQRHDSFHLPKGLTTSSGLSKLCKKIIFMDQKGRSSILDLSYSISDDRFTVRRGWKAFCCRNEHKTGCFLRLILVQNGKTPVLRIFPLERYENSIAKNSKKIKQEVEYESAKEEKNLESLSLSDNSSFVVSVTVSNLSEDILHLPIRLSRSNLLDKKIHEIVLMNKEGRTWILSLKYSKYSGRFRITRGWKSFCEANGQKPGCTFLLKLHLSMTRFDQDGVAWDKK
- a CDS encoding RNA binding (RRM/RBD/RNP motifs) family protein (RNA binding (RRM/RBD/RNP motifs) family protein; FUNCTIONS IN: oxidoreductase activity, nucleotide binding, nucleic acid binding; INVOLVED IN: oxidation reduction; EXPRESSED IN: 22 plant structures; EXPRESSED DURING: 13 growth stages; CONTAINS InterPro DOMAIN/s: Aldo/keto reductase (InterPro:IPR001395), RNA recognition motif, RNP-1 (InterPro:IPR000504), Nucleotide-binding, alpha-beta plait (InterPro:IPR012677); BEST Arabidopsis thaliana protein match is: RNA-binding (RRM/RBD/RNP motifs) family protein (TAIR:AT4G17720.1); Has 30201 Blast hits to 17322 proteins in 780 species: Archae - 12; Bacteria - 1396; Metazoa - 17338; Fungi - 3422; Plants - 5037; Viruses - 0; Other Eukaryotes - 2996 (source: NCBI BLink).) — encoded protein: MQTTRSVQVNNVSDLATEREIHEFFSFSGDIEHIEIQKEFGQSRIAFVTFTDPKALEIALLLSGATIVDQIVTITRAENYVQRRETQEVRMLDNAMPLGLQESTTQTKTNMDGNSRAYVSKAQDVVATVLAKGSALGQDAVNKAKAFDEKHQLRANASAKVSSFDKRVGLTEKLSVGISAVNEKVKSVDQKLQVSDKTMAAIFAAERKLNDTGSAVKSSRYVTAGAAWFSGAFSKVARVGQVAGSKTKEKFNLAVSNMSSKDTPIAV